CCACCGGTCCCGGAGGTGGCGGGGGCGGCGGCGCCTGGGCATATCCGCAAAACCACATTCCTGGGCTCGCCGGTCAAAAAGGTGACCTGGGTGGCGCCGGAGGCACCGGTGGTGGTGCCGGCCAGATCGGAGGCGACGGGGGCACCACCGGCGTCGCCGGCCAAGGCGCCGAAGCATTGATCGTCGGCAACGGCGGCGGCGACGGGCAGTCGGTCTGACCGCTACCGGGCCGCCCAGTCCAGCAACTCTTCGACGGACCAGCTGTTGATGATGCGGTCGACGGGAACCTCCGCATCCAAAGCGCGCTGAGCGCCATAGCCGAGGAAATCCAGCTGCCCCGGCGCGTGGGCATCGGTGTCGATGCTGAACACGCAGCCGATGTCGCGCGCCAGATTGAGCAACCGGGTCGGCGGGTCCCGGCGCTCGGGCCGGGAGTTGATCTCGACCGCGGTGCCGTGGTCGCGGCAGGCGGTGAAAACCTTCTCGGCGTCGAACTTCGATTCCGGGCGGATGCCACGATTGCCCGAAACCAGGCGGCCGGTGCAGTGCCCGAGTACGTCGGCATGGCCCTCGGACACCGCGCGCACCATCCGCCGGGTCATCGCGGCGGGTTCCATGGCCAGCTTCGAATGCACGCTGGCCACCACGATGTCGAGGCGATCCAGCAGTTCGGGCTCCTGGTCGAGGGTGCCGTCCTCGAGGATGTCGACCTCGATGCCGGTGAGGATGCGCAGGGGCGCGAACTTCTCCCGCAGCTCGTCGATCACGTCGAGCTGCTTTCGCAGCCGATCCGGCGACAGGCCGTTGGCGATCGTCAGCCGCGGCGAGTGATCGGTCAGCGCGCAGTATTCGTGCCCGAGCGCGGCCGCGGTGGCCATCATCTCCTCGATCGGTGCCGACCCGTCGGACCAGTTCGAATGCAGGTGCAGATCGCCGCGCAGAGCCGCGCGGACCTCGGCGCCACCGAGATCCTCTGCGTTGGCCCGCAATTCGACCAGCTGATCGGGTTCCTGGCCGGCCCAGGCCTGGGCGATGACCAGGGCGGTCTTGGGTCCGATGCCGGGTATCGACTGCCAGCTGTTGGCCTGGCCGTGCCGTTCCAGCGCGGTCTCGTCGAGCCGCTCGAGAATGTCGGCGGCGTTGCGATATGCCATCACCCGCCGGGACTCCTGGCGGCTGCGGTCTTTGTAGTACGCGATCTGGCGCAGGGCGAACACCGGATCCATCAGAGCAGCTGCCCGGCGATGAACCCGGCGAAGACGACGCCGAAGCCGCCCATCTCGCCGATGATGAGCAGGGCCATGAAGAACCCGGTGCCCCGCACCGGCGGGTCGAACTGGTTCTCGGTGTCGCGGCGCGCGCCGTGCACGATGTAGCCGACGATCGCGCCGACGAAGAAAAACACCGCCACACCGGTCGCGGTGAGATTCACCCACGCCGGCCACACACTCAGTTCGACGAACGCCGCGAACAGCAACGTGGCGAATGCATACAACAGCGCCGCCCGATGGGCGATATCGACGTAGACGTGCGCGCGGTGATCCTCGGTGACCATGATCTGCCGGTACTTCCAGACCCCAAGCGCCAGTGCCAGAAGAAAGATCAGGCCGGTCGCCAGCAGGGTGAGTTTGGTATCGAGTCCGAGAACCATCGTTTGACCGAGTCTAGTGTCGAGATCATGCGCTTTGCATTCAAGACCTCACCGCAGAACACCACCTGGCCCGATATGTTGGCCGTCTGGCAGGCCGCCGACGACATCGACGTCTTCGAATCCGGCTGGACCTTCGACCACTTCTACCCGATCTTCTCCGACTCGACCGGACCCTGCCTGGAGGGTTGGACGACGCTCACCGCGCTGGCGCAAGCCACCAAGCGGCTGCGGCTCGGCACCCTGGTCACCGGTATCCACTACCGCCATCCGGCGGTGCTGGCCAATATGGCGGCCACGCTCGACATCATCTCGGGCGGCCGACTCGAACTCGGTATCGGCGCCGGCTGGAACGAAGAAGAGTCCGGCGCTTACGGCATCGAACTCGGCAGCATCAAGGAACGCTTCGACCGCTTCGAAGAGGCCTGTCAGGTGCTGATCGGCTTGCTCAGCGAGGAAACCACCACCTTCGACGGCAGCTACTACCAACTCAAGGACGCCCGCAACGAGCCGAAGGGTCCGCAGCGGCCGCACCCGCCGATCGCCATCGGCGGCAGCGGGGAAAAGCGGACCTTGCCGATCACCGCGCGGTATGCGCAGCACTGGAATTTCGCCGGGGGCACGCCGGAGGAATTCGCGCGCAAGCGCGACGTGCTGGCCGCCCGTTGCCGGGACATCGGGCGCGACCCGAAGGAAATCACTTTGTCGGCGCATCTGGGGCTGGGGCCCGATCGCAACTACGGGCAAGTGATGGAGACCGCGGCGGCGCTGGGAGCCGAGGGTCTCGACCTCGGCATCGTCTACCTCGCCCCGCCGCATGATCCCGCCGTGTTGGAGCCGCTGGCCGAGGCGATTCGGGATTCGGGTTTGCTCAGCTAACGCGAGCAAACCCCCCGAGGGTTAGCCGGTGCGACGGCGCCGGCTGGTTGGGTGGCTTAGATCGCGAAGCGCAGCAATTCTTCAGCCGTGACCAGGCGCTCGTGCTTCGCTGGGAACTCACGGCTCTTGACCGGGTGGCGAACCAGTGACCAGGCGATTCGCGCCATTCTTGTGCGGGGAACGGGTGTCATGTGCACGGTGGTAACTCCTGCGATCGATCTAACGCAACCGTGGCTCCTGGGCGGCCCGAGCGTGCCTCTATGTGATGGAGCCCACAGGAAATTATTAGACACCCGTGCTCTGGCAAACGTTCGGCGGCGCGCCGAACATTTATCAAATGTTTCAGGTGTGACTGGTGTGGTTATGTCAGAGGAGCGGCGGTCGGTTTGATCGGAGCCGGCAGAGCGCTGGCTCCCATCAGGTGGCGGTCCACCGCCGCGGCTGCGGAACGGCCTTCAGCAATCGCCCACACGATCAATGACTGGCCACGACCCATGTCTCCGGCTACGAACACGCCGGGCACCGAGGTCTCGTAGTCGTCGCCGCGCGCGACGTTGCCGCGCTCGGTGAACTTCACGCCCAGCTCGGTGAGCAGGCCCGGCTTCTCCGGACCGACGAACCCCATCGCCAGCAACACCAGATCGGCTTCCAGATTGAAGTCGGTTCCTTCGACCTTGACGAACTTCCCGTCCTGCATCGTCACTTCGTGCACCTTGAGCGCGGTGACGCGCCCGTCGTCGCCGATGAACTCCTCGGTGTTCACCGAGAAAACCCGCTCGCCGCCTTCCTCGTGCGCGGACGCGATGCGGTACATCAGCGGATAGGTCGGCCACGGCGTGGACGCGGCCCGGGTCTCCGGCGGCCGCGGCATGATCTCGAACTGATGGATGCGCGCCGCGCCCTGGCGGTGCGCGGTGCCCAGGCAGTCCGCACCGGTGTCACCGCCGCCGATGATCACCACCTTCTTGCCCTTAGCGGTGATCGGCGGTTCCCCGTCCGGTCCCAGGACGTCATCGCCTTCCTGGACGCGGTTGCCCCACGGCAGGTACTCCATCGCCTGGTGGATGCCATCGAGGTCGCGGCCCGGAATCGGCAGGTCCCGCCACGCGGTGGCTCCACCGGCCAGCACGACCGCGTCGAAGTCGGCCAGCAACTGCTCGGCCGTGATGTCCTCGCCGACGTTGACGCCGGCCCGGAACTGGGTGCCTTCGGCGGTCATCTGCGCCAGCCGGCGATCCAGCACGCGCTTTTCCATCTTGAACTCGGGGATGCCGTACCGCAGCAGTCCGCCGATCCGGTCCTCGCGCTCGAAGACGGTGACCTTGTGACCGGCACGCGTGAGCTGTTGCGCCGCAGCCAATCCGGCGGGGCCCGAGCCGACCACGGCAACCGTCTTTCCGGTGTCGCAGTGCGGCAGGACCGGCTCCACCCAGCCTTCGTCGAAGGCCTTGTCGATGATCTCCAGCTCGATCTGCTTGATCGTCACCGGATCCTGGTTGATGCCCAGCACACACGCCGGCTCACACGGAGCCGGACACAACCGGCCGGTGAAGTCGGGGAAGTTGTTCGTCGCGTGCAGGCGCTCGATCGCGTCGCGGAAGCGGCCCCGGCGCACCAGGTCGTTCCATTCCGGAATCAGGTTGCCCAGCGGGCAACCGTTGTGGCAGAACGGGATTCCGCAGTCCATGCAGCGGGTCGCCTGCTCGCGCAGGGTCTCCACCTCGAACTCCTCGTAGACCTCTTTCCAGTCCTTGAGCCGCAACGGAACGGGCCGCCGCTGGGGCAGCTCGCGGTGGGTGTACTTGAGAAAGCCAGTTGGATCAGCCATGAGCCGCCGCCATAATCGCCTTGTCCACGTCGGTGCCGTCGCGTTCGGCGTCAGCGATCGCCTGCAGCACCTTCTTGTAGTCGCGCGGCATCACCTTCACGAAGTGCCGCTGCTGGTTACGCCAATCGGCCAGGATGCGTTGGCCGACAGCTGAATCGGTCGCATCGACATGCGCCGTGATGATGCCGTGCAGGAACTCCGCGTCGTCGGAGTCCAGCGCCTCGGAGTCGACCATCTCGATGTTGAGATTTTCCGGCAGTTTCTCGTCCGGGTCGTAGACGTAGGCCACACCACCGGACATGCCGGCAGCGAAGTTGCGGCCGGTGCTGCCCAGGATGACCACCCGGCCACCGGTCATGTACTCGCAACCGTGGTCGCCTACACCCTCGACCACAGCGTGCGCCCCGGAGTTGCGCACCGCGAACCGCTCGCCGACCACACCGCGCAGGTATACCTCGCCGCTGGTCGCGCCGAACAGAATCACGTTGCCGCCGATGATGTTGTCCTCGGCGACATAGCCTTCCGGCGCATTGTCGGAGGGCCGCACCACGATCCGGCCACCGGACAGGCCCTTGCCCACGTAGTCGTTGGCGTCGCCGTAGATACGCAGGGTGATTCCCTTGGGCACGAAGGCTCCGAAGCTGTTGCCGGCCGACCCCTCGAAGGTGATGTCGATGGTTCCGTCCGGCAACCCTTGTCCGCCATAGGCTTTGGTCACCTCGTGGCCGAGCATGGTGCCGACGGTGCGGTTGACGTTGCTGATCGTGGTGGAGAACCGGACCGGCTTCTGCGAGTCCAGCGCCTCCCGGCTCATCACGATCAGCTGCTGGTCGAGCGCCTTATCCAGCCCGTGGTCCTGCCGTGAACTGCAGTACAGGTCCTGGTTCATGAACGCCGACTCGGGTTCGTGCAGCACCGGCGTCAGGTCCAGGCGGTGCGCCTTCCAGTGCGCACGGGCCAGCGTGGTGTCCAGTGCCCCGGCCTGGCCGACCGCTTCGTTGACGGTCCGGAAGCCCAACTGCGCCATGTACTCCCGCATTTCTTCGGCGATAAACATGAAGAAGTTCTCGACGAATTCCGGCTTGCCGGTGAACCGTTCGCGCAGCAACGGGTTCTGGGTGGCCACCCCGACGGGGCAGGTGTCCAGGTGGCAGACCCGCATCATGATGCAACCGGCCACCACCAGAGGTGCGGTGGCGAAACCGAATTCCTCGGCGCCCAGCAGGGTCGCGATCATCACGTCCCGGCCGGTCTTGAGTTGGCCGTCCACCTGCACCACGATCCGGTCGCGTAATCCGTTGAGCAACAGGGTCTGCTGCGTTTCGGCGAGCCCGAGCTCCCACGGCGCACCCGCGTGCTTCATCGACGTCAGCGGCGTCGCGCCGGTGCCGCCGTCGTGGCCGGAGATCAGCACCACGTCGGCGTGCGCCTTCGAAACGCCGGCCGCAACCGTCCCCACCCCGTTCTCGGACACCAACTTCACGTGCACCCGTGCGGACGGGTTGGCGTTCTTCAGGTCGTGGATCAGCTGTGCGAGATCCTCGATCGAGTAGATGTCGTGGTGCGGTGGCGGCGAAATCAGTCCGACGCCGGGCGTGGAGTGCCGTACCGAAGCCACCCACGGATACACCTTGTGCCCCGGAAGCTGGCCGCCCTCACCGGGTTTGGCGCCCTGGGCCATCTTGATCTGGATGTCGGTGCAGTTGGTCAGGTAATGCGACGTGACACCGAACCGGCCCGAGGCCACCTGCTTGATCGCGCTGCGGCGCCAGTCCCCATTGGGGTCGGCGTCGAAACGCTTGACGTCCTCACCGCCCTCGCCACTGTTGGATCGAGCACCCAACCGGTTCATCGCGACGGCCAGCGTCTCGTGCGCTTCCGCGGAGATGGAGCCGTAGCTCATCGCCCCGGTGGAGAAGCGCTTCACGATCTCGCTGGCCGGCTCGACCTCCTCGATCGGCACCGGTGGACGCAGGTCGGCACGGAACTTCAGCAGTCCGCGCAACGACGCCATCCGCTCACTCTGGTCATCGACCAGCCGGGTGTACTCCTTGAAGATCTTGTACTGGCCGGTGCGGGTGGAGTGCTGCAGCTTGAAGACCGTCTGTGGGTTGAACAGGTGGTATTCGCCCTCGCGGCGCCACTGGTACTCCCCGCCCACCTCGAGCTCGCGGTGCGCCCGCTCGTCGGGTCGGTCCAGGTAAGCCAGCGAGTGCCGGGACGCGACGTCGGCGGCGATGTCGTCCAGGGTGATACCACCGGTGGGACAAGCCAATCCGGTGAAGTACTCGTCGAGCACGTCCTCGGAGACACCTACGGCCTGGAAGAGCTGCGCGCCGGTGTAGGAGGCCAGCGTCGAGATGCCCATCTTGGACATCACCTTCAACACGCCCTTGCCCGCGGCCTTGACGTAGTTGTTGAGCGCATGGCTGCGCTCGATGCCGTCGATGACACTGCGGTCGAGCATGTCCTCGATCGACTCGAACACCAGGTAGGGGTTGATCGCCGCGGCGCCGCACCCGATAAGCAGGGCCATATGGTGCACCTCGCGCGCGTCGCCCGATTCGACGACGAGGCCCACGTGGGTGCGCGTGCGGTCCCGCACCAGGTGGTGGTGCACGCCCGCGACCGCCAGCAAGGACGGGATGGGCGCCATGGTGTGGTCGGAGTTGCGGTCGGACAGGATGATCAGCCGCGCACCGTCGGCGATCGCCGCCGACGCCTGCGCGCGCACGTCATCAAGCGCCGCAGCCAGCCCGGCGCCGCCCTCGGCTACCGGGTACAGGCAGTGGATCACCTTGGATCGCATGCCGTGTGGCCGGCCGTCGACCTCGTCCTCGGGGTTGAGGTTGATCAGCTTGGCCAGCTCGTAGTTGCGCAGAATCGGCTGAGGCAGCGAGATCTGGTGACAGGAGTTCTCGTCCGGGTTGAGCAGGTCCCGCTCGCCGCCGGTGGTGCCTTGCAGGCTGGTCACCACCTCTTCGCGGATGGCGTCCAG
This genomic stretch from Mycobacterium paragordonae harbors:
- a CDS encoding glutamate synthase subunit beta; the encoded protein is MADPTGFLKYTHRELPQRRPVPLRLKDWKEVYEEFEVETLREQATRCMDCGIPFCHNGCPLGNLIPEWNDLVRRGRFRDAIERLHATNNFPDFTGRLCPAPCEPACVLGINQDPVTIKQIELEIIDKAFDEGWVEPVLPHCDTGKTVAVVGSGPAGLAAAQQLTRAGHKVTVFEREDRIGGLLRYGIPEFKMEKRVLDRRLAQMTAEGTQFRAGVNVGEDITAEQLLADFDAVVLAGGATAWRDLPIPGRDLDGIHQAMEYLPWGNRVQEGDDVLGPDGEPPITAKGKKVVIIGGGDTGADCLGTAHRQGAARIHQFEIMPRPPETRAASTPWPTYPLMYRIASAHEEGGERVFSVNTEEFIGDDGRVTALKVHEVTMQDGKFVKVEGTDFNLEADLVLLAMGFVGPEKPGLLTELGVKFTERGNVARGDDYETSVPGVFVAGDMGRGQSLIVWAIAEGRSAAAAVDRHLMGASALPAPIKPTAAPLT
- a CDS encoding PHP domain-containing protein is translated as MDPVFALRQIAYYKDRSRQESRRVMAYRNAADILERLDETALERHGQANSWQSIPGIGPKTALVIAQAWAGQEPDQLVELRANAEDLGGAEVRAALRGDLHLHSNWSDGSAPIEEMMATAAALGHEYCALTDHSPRLTIANGLSPDRLRKQLDVIDELREKFAPLRILTGIEVDILEDGTLDQEPELLDRLDIVVASVHSKLAMEPAAMTRRMVRAVSEGHADVLGHCTGRLVSGNRGIRPESKFDAEKVFTACRDHGTAVEINSRPERRDPPTRLLNLARDIGCVFSIDTDAHAPGQLDFLGYGAQRALDAEVPVDRIINSWSVEELLDWAAR
- the gltB gene encoding glutamate synthase large subunit — protein: MTPKRVGLYNPAYEHDSCGVAMVVDMHGRRSRDIVDKAITALLNLEHRGAAGAEPRSGDGAGILIQVPDAFLREVVDFELPEAGSYATGIAFLPQSSKDAAAACSAVEKIAESEGLQVLGWRNVPTDDSSLGALSRDAMPTFRQVFMAGASGMALERRAYIVRKRAEHELGTKGPGQDGPGRETVYFPSLSGQTFVYKGMLTTPQLKAFYLDLQDNRVTSALGIVHSRFSTNTFPSWPLAHPFRRVAHNGEINTVTGNENWMRAREALIKTDVFGSQDDVQKLFPICTPGASDTARFDEVVELLHLGGRSLAHAVLMMIPEAWERHESMDPARRAFYEYHASLMEPWDGPASITFTDGTIVGAVLDRNGLRPSRIWVTEDGLVVMASEAGVLDLDPSTVVQRMRLQPGRMFLVDTTQGRIVADEEIKAELAAEHPYQEWLDNGLVPLDKLPANKYVRMPHHRLVVRQQTFGYTYEELNILVAPMARTGAEPLGSMGTDTPIAVLSKRPRMLFDYFHQLFAQVTNPPLDAIREEVVTSLQGTTGGERDLLNPDENSCHQISLPQPILRNYELAKLINLNPEDEVDGRPHGMRSKVIHCLYPVAEGGAGLAAALDDVRAQASAAIADGARLIILSDRNSDHTMAPIPSLLAVAGVHHHLVRDRTRTHVGLVVESGDAREVHHMALLIGCGAAAINPYLVFESIEDMLDRSVIDGIERSHALNNYVKAAGKGVLKVMSKMGISTLASYTGAQLFQAVGVSEDVLDEYFTGLACPTGGITLDDIAADVASRHSLAYLDRPDERAHRELEVGGEYQWRREGEYHLFNPQTVFKLQHSTRTGQYKIFKEYTRLVDDQSERMASLRGLLKFRADLRPPVPIEEVEPASEIVKRFSTGAMSYGSISAEAHETLAVAMNRLGARSNSGEGGEDVKRFDADPNGDWRRSAIKQVASGRFGVTSHYLTNCTDIQIKMAQGAKPGEGGQLPGHKVYPWVASVRHSTPGVGLISPPPHHDIYSIEDLAQLIHDLKNANPSARVHVKLVSENGVGTVAAGVSKAHADVVLISGHDGGTGATPLTSMKHAGAPWELGLAETQQTLLLNGLRDRIVVQVDGQLKTGRDVMIATLLGAEEFGFATAPLVVAGCIMMRVCHLDTCPVGVATQNPLLRERFTGKPEFVENFFMFIAEEMREYMAQLGFRTVNEAVGQAGALDTTLARAHWKAHRLDLTPVLHEPESAFMNQDLYCSSRQDHGLDKALDQQLIVMSREALDSQKPVRFSTTISNVNRTVGTMLGHEVTKAYGGQGLPDGTIDITFEGSAGNSFGAFVPKGITLRIYGDANDYVGKGLSGGRIVVRPSDNAPEGYVAEDNIIGGNVILFGATSGEVYLRGVVGERFAVRNSGAHAVVEGVGDHGCEYMTGGRVVILGSTGRNFAAGMSGGVAYVYDPDEKLPENLNIEMVDSEALDSDDAEFLHGIITAHVDATDSAVGQRILADWRNQQRHFVKVMPRDYKKVLQAIADAERDGTDVDKAIMAAAHG
- a CDS encoding LLM class F420-dependent oxidoreductase, producing MRFAFKTSPQNTTWPDMLAVWQAADDIDVFESGWTFDHFYPIFSDSTGPCLEGWTTLTALAQATKRLRLGTLVTGIHYRHPAVLANMAATLDIISGGRLELGIGAGWNEEESGAYGIELGSIKERFDRFEEACQVLIGLLSEETTTFDGSYYQLKDARNEPKGPQRPHPPIAIGGSGEKRTLPITARYAQHWNFAGGTPEEFARKRDVLAARCRDIGRDPKEITLSAHLGLGPDRNYGQVMETAAALGAEGLDLGIVYLAPPHDPAVLEPLAEAIRDSGLLS